One part of the Tenacibaculum sp. 190130A14a genome encodes these proteins:
- a CDS encoding Ig-like domain-containing protein, with product MKYFNQIFVLLLVLLTIGCARRGRPEGGPKDETAPIMVTASPPYESVNFKEDKIRIHFDEYIVLKELQKQLVVSPPMKNPPLITPQGTASKYINIKILDTLKPNTTYTFNFGNAVQDNNENNKLESFKYVFSTGTYIDSLSVKGNVADALEKETQKNINVLLYRVDSTYNDSIVYKRKPDYITNTLDSTLFNITNIREGKYVLLALKEEANDFIFNSKTDKIGFLKDPILLPKDSIIEEDIVFFKEIQPFQFKKAKEVSKGKIEFGFEGKQKDLKIELLSQVPNDFKYFTQFEQEKDTLNYWHSLVEADSLNFKVSHQKFIDTVTVRLRKKKVDSINVKSNISSTLHPTDTLFLTTNNPIVKHDTSKFTLIDKDTVNIDYKLQKIGINKLAVLFKQTPNNRYSLKVLPKGIIDLYETSNDSLNYSFKTLEAEDYGSIILEIKNEQNKPLIIELLQKDKVVKTEYISSSKKIEFNLLEPKEYSVRAIIDENNNRKWDTGNFLKKIQPEKIIYYETEFKLRANWVIQNEVFTIK from the coding sequence GTGAAGTACTTCAATCAAATTTTTGTTCTTTTATTAGTATTATTAACCATAGGTTGTGCTAGAAGAGGAAGGCCTGAAGGTGGTCCGAAAGATGAAACTGCTCCTATCATGGTAACAGCTTCACCTCCTTACGAATCTGTAAACTTTAAAGAAGATAAAATCCGAATTCATTTTGATGAATATATCGTTTTAAAGGAACTACAAAAACAACTTGTCGTTTCTCCTCCAATGAAAAACCCTCCTTTAATTACACCACAAGGAACTGCTAGTAAGTACATAAACATCAAAATACTAGACACTTTAAAACCCAACACCACCTATACCTTTAATTTTGGTAATGCTGTTCAGGACAATAATGAAAACAACAAATTAGAAAGTTTTAAATATGTTTTTTCTACAGGAACTTATATTGATTCTTTATCTGTAAAAGGTAACGTTGCTGATGCACTAGAAAAAGAAACTCAAAAAAATATAAATGTCCTTCTTTATAGAGTAGATAGCACTTATAACGATTCTATTGTTTATAAGCGTAAACCTGACTACATCACCAACACTTTAGATTCTACTCTTTTTAATATAACAAACATTAGAGAAGGAAAATATGTATTGTTAGCTTTAAAAGAAGAAGCAAATGATTTTATCTTCAATTCAAAAACAGATAAAATAGGTTTTTTAAAAGATCCTATACTATTACCAAAAGACAGCATTATTGAAGAGGATATTGTGTTTTTTAAAGAAATACAACCTTTTCAATTTAAAAAGGCAAAAGAAGTATCTAAAGGAAAAATTGAATTTGGTTTTGAAGGAAAACAAAAAGATTTAAAAATAGAACTACTTTCTCAAGTACCTAATGATTTCAAATATTTTACACAATTTGAACAAGAGAAAGACACGCTAAATTACTGGCATTCTTTAGTAGAGGCTGATTCTTTAAACTTTAAAGTATCTCATCAAAAATTTATCGATACAGTAACGGTTCGATTACGAAAGAAAAAAGTTGATTCTATAAATGTTAAATCAAATATTTCATCAACCTTACACCCAACAGATACGCTGTTTTTAACTACAAACAACCCTATAGTAAAGCATGATACTAGTAAGTTTACATTAATTGATAAAGACACTGTAAATATTGATTACAAACTGCAAAAAATAGGAATCAACAAGCTGGCAGTACTATTTAAACAAACTCCTAACAATAGATATAGTCTAAAAGTATTACCAAAGGGAATTATAGACCTTTACGAAACTTCTAATGACAGTTTAAACTATAGCTTTAAAACTTTAGAAGCTGAAGACTATGGTAGTATTATTTTAGAGATAAAAAACGAACAAAACAAACCTTTAATTATTGAGTTACTTCAAAAAGATAAAGTTGTAAAAACTGAATATATCTCTTCCTCTAAGAAAATAGAATTCAACTTATTAGAGCCTAAAGAATATTCGGTGAGGGCAATTATTGATGAAAACAATAACAGAAAATGGGATACAGGTAATTTTCTAAAAAAGATACAGCCTGAAAAAATAATTTATTATGAAACGGAATTTAAACTTAGAGCTAACTGGGTTATTCAAAATGAAGTTTTTACGATAAAATAA
- a CDS encoding ComF family protein, producing MNDLPIIDDNPHTNVTLHATFLGKIPVKNVRSFLYYQKHGITQKIIHNLKYKNRPELGDYIANWFGSQLKESNVFKNIDYIVPVPLHYKKLKKRGYNQLSTFGKTLANLLDAEYKPQILVKISLAKTQTFKKRFERFSNDNTSFKLSDNQIFKNKHILLIDDVITTGATLQACCNELLNTPNITISIATMAFTEKT from the coding sequence TTGAATGATCTACCAATTATTGACGACAACCCCCATACAAATGTTACACTACATGCTACTTTTTTAGGAAAGATTCCTGTTAAAAATGTGCGTTCATTTTTATATTATCAAAAACATGGAATCACTCAAAAAATTATACATAACTTAAAATATAAAAATCGTCCTGAGCTTGGTGATTACATTGCTAATTGGTTTGGAAGTCAACTGAAAGAATCTAATGTTTTTAAAAATATAGATTATATAGTTCCTGTTCCTTTACATTATAAAAAATTAAAAAAAAGAGGATATAACCAACTAAGTACTTTTGGAAAAACACTTGCCAATCTTCTTGATGCCGAATACAAACCTCAAATTTTAGTTAAAATTTCTTTAGCAAAGACTCAAACTTTTAAAAAACGATTCGAACGTTTTTCAAATGACAACACTTCTTTCAAACTGTCTGACAATCAAATATTTAAAAATAAACATATTTTACTAATTGATGATGTTATTACCACTGGAGCAACACTACAAGCTTGTTGTAACGAACTTTTAAATACTCCAAACATTACAATTAGTATTGCAACCATGGCCTTTACCGAAAAAACCTAA
- a CDS encoding class I SAM-dependent methyltransferase has protein sequence MSKKIQFFKEAVKNYKTSGTVTPSSRFLAKRMLKQIDFSKAEIIVELGPGDGAITKRILKKIQPNTVLICFEINEAFYSELKKVEHSQLIVLKASAEHIKEELHRLGYDSVDYIVSSLPLTIIPKEISSNILKESYTSLKKEGLFIQYQYSLTYYKKLKKVFGDFIELDFEPLNFPPAFVYKCTKK, from the coding sequence TTGAGTAAAAAGATACAATTTTTTAAGGAGGCAGTAAAAAATTATAAAACATCTGGTACGGTAACACCAAGTTCTAGATTTTTGGCTAAGAGAATGTTAAAGCAAATTGATTTTTCAAAAGCCGAAATTATTGTTGAACTAGGTCCAGGAGATGGAGCAATTACCAAAAGAATTTTAAAGAAGATACAACCCAATACTGTTTTAATCTGTTTTGAAATTAATGAAGCTTTTTATTCGGAGTTAAAAAAAGTAGAACACTCACAATTAATTGTTTTAAAAGCCTCGGCAGAACATATTAAAGAAGAACTTCATAGACTTGGATATGATAGTGTAGATTATATTGTGTCGAGTCTACCACTTACAATAATACCAAAAGAAATATCATCGAATATTTTAAAAGAAAGTTATACTTCACTTAAGAAAGAAGGCTTGTTTATTCAATATCAATACAGCCTAACGTACTACAAAAAATTAAAAAAGGTATTCGGAGATTTCATTGAGTTAGATTTCGAGCCTTTGAATTTCCCGCCCGCTTTTGTATATAAGTGTACTAAAAAATAG
- a CDS encoding glycine--tRNA ligase produces MAKQEDQFKKVLSHAKEYGYVFQSSEIYDGLSAVYDYAQNGVELKKNIREYWWKAMVQMHENIVGIDASILMHPTTWKASGHVDAFNDPLIDNKDSKKRYRADVLVEDYCAKIEGKIDKEVKKAAKRFGDAFNKEEFVSTNGRVLGYQEKINTILGRLARSLENEDLADVKLLIEELEIADPLTGSKNWTDVKQFNLMFGTQLGASAESSMQVYLRPETAQGIFVNFLNVQKTGRMKIPFGIAQTGKAFRNEIVARQFIFRMREFEQMEMQFFVKPGTQREWYEQWKETRLKWHLSLGMGEENYRFHDHEKLAHYADAAADIEFKFPFGFKELEGIHSRTDFDLKAHEEFSGKKLQYFDHEEGKSYVPYVVETSIGLDRMFLAVFSKSLQEEELENGTTRTVLKLPAVLAPVKATIMPLTNKDGLPEIAQKIYEELRWEFNTIIDDQGVSIGKRYRRQDAAGTPFCITVDHDTLEDNTVTIRHRDTMEQRRVKIDELRAIIKEEVDVRSWLMKM; encoded by the coding sequence ATGGCAAAACAAGAAGATCAATTTAAAAAGGTATTATCACACGCAAAGGAATATGGATATGTATTTCAATCGTCTGAAATTTATGATGGTTTAAGTGCGGTGTATGACTATGCTCAAAATGGAGTTGAGTTAAAGAAGAACATTCGAGAATATTGGTGGAAAGCAATGGTGCAAATGCACGAAAATATTGTAGGTATAGATGCTTCTATTCTGATGCACCCTACAACATGGAAAGCTTCCGGCCACGTAGATGCTTTTAATGATCCTTTAATTGATAATAAAGATTCTAAGAAACGATATAGAGCAGATGTTTTGGTAGAGGATTACTGTGCTAAAATTGAAGGGAAGATTGATAAAGAAGTAAAAAAGGCGGCTAAGCGTTTTGGTGATGCTTTTAACAAAGAAGAGTTTGTTTCTACTAATGGAAGAGTACTTGGGTACCAAGAGAAAATTAATACAATTTTAGGGAGATTAGCTAGGTCTTTAGAAAATGAAGATTTGGCTGATGTAAAATTATTAATTGAGGAACTAGAAATAGCTGATCCATTAACGGGATCTAAAAACTGGACAGACGTTAAGCAATTTAATTTAATGTTTGGTACTCAATTAGGAGCTTCTGCAGAGAGTTCAATGCAAGTATATCTAAGACCAGAAACAGCTCAAGGTATTTTTGTGAATTTTTTAAACGTTCAAAAGACTGGACGTATGAAAATACCATTTGGAATTGCGCAAACAGGAAAAGCTTTTCGTAACGAAATAGTTGCACGACAATTTATTTTTAGAATGCGTGAGTTTGAACAAATGGAAATGCAATTTTTTGTAAAACCAGGGACGCAGAGAGAATGGTATGAGCAATGGAAAGAAACACGTTTAAAATGGCACCTGTCTTTAGGAATGGGAGAAGAGAATTATCGTTTCCATGATCATGAAAAATTAGCACATTATGCAGATGCTGCCGCTGATATTGAATTTAAATTTCCTTTCGGATTCAAAGAATTAGAAGGTATTCACTCACGTACAGATTTCGATTTGAAAGCGCACGAAGAATTTTCAGGAAAGAAATTGCAATATTTTGATCATGAAGAAGGTAAAAGTTATGTGCCATATGTAGTTGAAACATCTATTGGTTTGGATCGTATGTTTTTAGCGGTGTTTTCTAAATCTTTACAAGAGGAAGAATTAGAAAATGGAACGACAAGAACAGTATTAAAATTACCAGCTGTTTTAGCACCTGTAAAAGCGACAATAATGCCATTAACAAATAAAGATGGTTTGCCAGAAATAGCTCAAAAGATTTATGAAGAGTTAAGATGGGAGTTTAATACTATCATCGATGATCAAGGGGTAAGTATAGGTAAGCGTTATAGAAGACAAGATGCTGCAGGGACACCATTCTGTATTACTGTAGATCACGATACGTTAGAAGATAATACAGTTACCATTCGTCATAGAGATACAATGGAGCAAAGAAGGGTTAAAATTGATGAATTAAGAGCTATTATTAAGGAAGAGGTAGATGTACGCTCTTGGTTAATGAAAATGTAA